DNA from Salvelinus namaycush isolate Seneca chromosome 14, SaNama_1.0, whole genome shotgun sequence:
AATtactgagagaggaagagaataaAAAAGATGAGGTTACCACCAATACATGTCACATTGATAATTTCCTAATATGCATTTCTCTCCACTGTTACAATATTGACATGGAGATGATATTGGGAGGGAGATGTATGGGGGATAAATTCCATCATGGTGCACTTACACTGGGAACGCATGAGAACAGAGAAGGGAGGGGAGCAGGGCACCACCTCCAGGGCCCCCATGGTCTCCAGGATTCCATTCTGAAGGCCACACAGCACCAACACTACAATGATACAGACAAACTTGGCCCTCAGCCCATAGCCAGGCAGAGCCTTTTTGGTGGCCTTGTAAAACAGCAAGTGGCCATAGAAAGACAGGAAGGTAGACACGCTTATGATGGCATTCACGTACACATTGGGATTGACAGAATCCACCTGTGAAAAATGACAAGGGTATGGTTTAACAAATAGCAGCATCTACTTGTATAATTAACTCATTGACTTATTAACCACGGACTCACCTGGTTAAATTAAGGACGAACAGAGAATGGTTATAATGCAAATATGTCTTGCAGTATATGCTTGCCACTCACATGTCCATAGTCATACTGCTCATCTGTCCAGAGGACCAGAGTGACAAAGAACAGGATGGTTCTGACCACTGACAGTTGAAGCACAGCAGCCATCATCCATCCCAGGCTGGTCCTATGGAGGGGTAGTGGGGTGGGGCGATTACGGCGATATATTGTGTATTTATCATTAATACGATACAGCCGATAATGGCAACTATATTGTGCATTTACCAATATTGCGATATGGGGCAGCTACAGCAATATATTGTGTATATCATTATCACGGTACGGCAATATCTTATGAATCTAACATTATCGCGATATAGATGTGCACACTGGGGAGGAGGACATCCATTGGTAAAGTACCTGTTGATCGCTATCATAGGGaggcaacagcagcagcaacatggGAATGGATCTGGAGACACCTGCTCTCCAGCTAAGATCTCCAGCATGCGGGCCTTTCCCCCAAAGAAGTCTGTGATGAGCCCCATAAACTTTAGCAGAGTGATTGAGTGGTAccttgagagagagaaacagacagacgaAGAGCTAGTTTGTTTTACTGGAGGTTTTAGCACAGAATGACGTGAATAATGTTTCCGTCAACTTTAAGTTTGTACGCAAACATAGTGATGGTGAAAAATTGGTTGTACTCGATACTTACAGAGAAGCTATGAAATTACAAAGTGAGGAGGAGCGAGGAACATACAGCGCAATGATGGAGGTTAAGCCAAAGACCTGACCGAAAGAGAATGAGTGAAGTTGGACAAAATTTACAAATACTTATCCGATTTTAAAAAACATGTGTGGCAAAAAGGAGGTGTCCCTTTACCGGGTACATGCCCAGTATCCACAGGTAGAGGCACCGGCGTCTGGAGGAGGGCACATGACGCAGGAAGAAGCCCACCTCTTCTAGGAACAGGGCCAGAATGATCACAGCAAAACCGGCAGGAATGATAAACAACCAGAGCTCATCCTTaaccactgaggacaaacacacaaTACATGGACTAGTGGTGGGACAGATCATATACAACACAGACTAGGAGGGCTGGTGTAGCAGAGGATGACTAAGTTATTACTCAGAATCTAAGACGGCAAACACTAATATTGCACATAGACAAAGCATTAAAAAAAGCATTGCGCAGTTTTGGGCATTTTTTCACTTTCTGGTGCCTTCAAGCACAGACCTATCACACTAAGGTGTCAGATCcaatgaacaaaaataaataaagtaatcTCTTGCCAGTCAATAACATAACCCATATAGTTTTTGTGAATGCATAAATGCTGGTCTTACCACTGAACAACTCCCATGACAGTGGGATCTCTGCTCCTAACCAGCTGCAATtgtctcctctcatcttctcagGGAGTACAGTTCCTACTACCAACAAACATCACACACGCCAGACTTATGAATAGAACAGAATCCAGAGTAGGCTTTCTATAAAACCAGATATCCGTCACATTTTAGGAGGGACAATTAAATTTGAACAAACTGACCTCCTATAGAAAGACTGATTGTTTTTCTGTTCTCCGAAGACGGACACTTGGTGAGTGTCTTGTCAGTTCCGTGTTGAGGTGGCATCATTGTCTGAACGATTCCTTTCCGATAGCAGTGAGTAATGATTGGCTAAACACAGGAAACCGACAGGTAGGGAGCCAAGTCCACTCTGGAATGTGTCAACTTCTGTTGTTTCTGAACTGACCATGAGGGGGACCAAACAAGCTACGTGGTGAAAATATTGTCTGAGACAAGAAATTATAGTAAATAGTCTTTGTGCGTGACACTTAATTGTTATAAGCATAGTACTCTTTTAAATACTTAagattaaagctgcaatatgtaataTTTTGGgcaacccgaccaaattcacagaaatgtgagttatagatctgtcctTCTCATTGAAAGAAAGTCTAAGAAGCTGTAGAACTGTTTTATTTCTATGCTTCTGTCTttcgtttttgcatcttttactttcagttttgtacacaaGCATCAAACAGCTGAAAACTAAAAAAAATTGGTTATGgaagatatttcacagcggtttagatggtacaatgattatctacGCTATatgtgcttgttttgtcacaacctgaaattaggtgaactaatCAAATTTTGGCAGAGCCATTTCTGCAGTGCAGCTTCATCTTCTCGATATACTAACCATAATATTCATGTGGAGTTTTAAATTATTCAATTTGCAGCAAAAGACTGTCCAATACTATGCAATCTGCCTGAGCCTTGATGAATAAATGCTGCAACTAGGAGGTGTGTTTCACCACCCATCATCAAATAAATCCTTCATTTATTCAAAAAATTGCCTTTAGTAGAAAAacagatacagtagaaaaaagtaCCTCCATTGAGAACATAATGTATTATATAAACATCACTGGCCAAATATACTGtataatgaaaaaatatatatttcattgTGCTACTGATATACACAGACACATATATATTCCTATAACATTGTGTGTGATCAAACTACAAAGCCCTGAAAGAACAGTAGCCTTTACAGAAACCACTGATGAATCTTCAGCCTACCGCTGGTTCTCAATCTCAACAGTGTGATACATCATAACATTGAACTAGTGATTGACTGGTTCTTTAGTGTTTACCAAACAAACGAATACAGCAAGACCCCGGTAAACAAAGCAGCATTCTTCCAATCATGATGGAGTGGGACAATCATCCTGGCCCCACACTAAGCTACTCCGTGTCCATTAAGTCTTCACCCACACCAGCCCATACCAGGTAAGATGGCCCACCCGTGAGCTAAGGGTTCTTTTTGAACCAGTCTTCTGTACAGTCCAGGCCTTCTGTCAAATGAGATCACTGAATGAGGCGGTAGAATAACCAGCAGGCGAAGACCAGCCAGTGGCTGGCCCAGCTCAACTCTGACCACTTCTGAATGGTGTGGTTGGCCACATAaccctgaggaggaagaggacgacaATGGTGAGTACATTTGTATGAGTAATACATTCATGCAGTTCACTGTTAATTATTATGTTCTCCGTTAACTTGGCCCCAGGCAGCAGTAGCAGTTCTTTGGTGTGTCTTACCTCCTCTGCAGCCAAGTTTTCTATGTCAGCGTCTAACAGGGAGCCAAGGTATGTCAGATGGAAGATGGCCATGGCACTGAAGGGCATGTTGATCCCATACACCCATAGCTCCTACAAGAGAAGCAGACCATTCACTACACCAGGGCAGTGTACTGAATCCCCAACTTTCTCCATGCTATGTGCACTAGCTAGCTCACTCCCCCCACTTGGACCAATTCAATATAAGTGATACGATGGTGCCGAAGAATacggctgacgttttacattctccaaaccaattgtgcaatttgttatttttttgtgttttctgtaacttatttttttaacttGTGTACATAATTTTGTTGctgccgtctcttatgaccgaaaataacttctggacatcagaaaagcgattactcatcgcggactggaagaaacttttttctttaacaagtccgacgagaaggatatcctgctttcaatggaacaggcccagatccacgccttttgcgtgaagaaaagacgccggAAAAGGGGACGTAGATCGGggatccttctgagaatccggaggCAAGCGAATGCCTTCCATTctccttgctaacgtgcaattgttagaaaataaaattgatgacctactattaagattatcctaccaacgggacattaaactgtaacatcttatgtttcaccaagacGTGGCTGAACAAATAAACTgacaatatagagctggcagAATTTTCAATGccccggcagaacagagacgctacctctggtaagacgaggggtaggggtgtgtgtctttttgtcaataaaagctggtgcgcaatgtctaatattaaagaagtcaaggtattgctcgcctgaggtagagtaccttatgataagctgtcgaccacacaatctaccaagagagttctcatctgtattactcgtagccgtctatttaccaccataaagcgaagctggcactaagaccgctctcaaccaactctataaggccataagcaaagaagaaaattcttaccagaagcggtgctcctagtggccggggagtttaatgcaggcaaacttaaaatCAGTTTTACCAGCATGCCACGTGCAACCAGGGAACAAAAAAACTCCAcacagatgcatacaaagctgtcccccgccctccatttggcaaatctgaccacaattctatcctcctgaatcctgcttacaagcaaaaactaaagcaggaagtaccagtgactcgctcaatacggaagtggtcagatgacgcggatgctacactacaggactgttttgctagcacagactggaatatgttccaggattcatccaatggcattgaggaatacaccacctcagttatcggcttcatcaataagtgcatcgatgacgtcgtccccacagtgactgtacgtacatatcccaaccagaagccatggattacaggcaacatccgcatcgagctaaaggctagagctgccgctttcaaggagcgggagactaatccctcagacgaaccatcaaacaagcaaagtgtcaatacagaattaagattgaatcctactacaccggctctgacgctcgtcggacgtggaagggcttgaaaactattacggactacaacgggaaacccagacgcgagctgcccagtgacgcaaccctaccagacgagctaaatgccttttatgctcgcttcgaggcaagcaatattgaagcatgcacgagagcacctgctgttctggatgactgtatgGTCACGCTCTCAGTAGccaatgtgaacaaaacctttaaacagctcaacattcacaaagccgctgggccagaaggattaccaggacgtgtacgcaaagcatgcgcggaccaactgtcaagtgtcttcactgacattttcaacctctccctgaccgagtctgttatacctacatgtttcaagcagaccaccatagtccctgtgcccaaggaagcgaaggtaaccggcctaaatgattaccgccccgtggcactcacgtcggtagccatgaagtgctttgaaaggatggtcatggctcacaacagcatcctcccgggaaaccctagacccactccaattcgcataccgccccaacagatccacagatgacgcgatctcaatcgcactccacaccgacctttctcacctggacaaaaaaaacacccatgtgagaatgctgttcatcgactacagctcagcgttcaacaccatagtgcccacaaagctcatcactaagctaaggactctgagactaaacacctccctctgcaactggatcctggagttcctgacgggccgcccccaggtggtaagagtaggcaacaacatgtctgctatgctgatccttaacactggagcccctcaggggtgtgtacttagtcccctcctgtattccctgttcacccacgactgcgtggccaaacacgactccaaagTCCTGGATGTGACAAACACAACTTCGTtgggtgtccacatcaccaacaaactatcatggtccaaacataccaagacagtcgtgaagagggcccgacaaaaccttttccccctcatgagactgaaaagatttggcatgggcccccagatcctcaaaaggttctacagctgcaccatcgagagcatcctgaccggttgcatcaccgcctggtatggcaactgctcggcatctgaccgtaaggcgctacagagggtagtgcgaacggcccagtacaccactggggccaagcttcctgccatccaggacctatataataggcagtgtcaaaggaaagcccataaatttgtcagagactccagtcacccaagttatagaccgttttctctgctaccacacggcaacaGAGCAGCAAGTCTAGGATCAAAAGgatcctcaacagcttctacccccaagccattagactgttGAACAATTTATAAAAATTGCCACCGGaaaatttacattgacaccccccgcccactgctgctactcgctgtttgttacctatgcatagtcactttgcccccacctacatgtacagattacctcaactagcctgtacccctgcacactgactcggtaccggtgcccccttattatagcctcgttattgttattcttattgtatTACTTTTTATTATAGCCTACTTTGTAAATCTtttttcttcttgaactgcactgttggttaagggcttgtaagtaagcatgtcacggtcaagtctacacttgttgtatttagCACATGTTGCAAATAAATTTTGATTTGAATATGCAATTAACAATAGGGTCTCTTATGGAATGCAGTCAAAATATGAAATACAAACATGGGTGTTAAACAGTCCTGGATGTGACAAGCATGTACCTTCTGGTACTGATGGCGACAATCGGTGGGACACTGTTTGGACAGGATACAGGCACTAAAAATGGCTGCCAGCCTCTCCCTCAGAACTGACAGAAGATGGCAAGACAACTAAGGTGATGCCAATGCAAAACCAGTGAGCAGGTGAATGTGAAAAGCAGATATGTGGAACAGGAGAAGTAACTTTACCATAAGTGATGAAGCCCAGAGACAGCAGCACGGCCCCAAGATGGAAACTCAGGCCCTAGAAGAAACAAAATGTCAGATTGGCTTCACAACAGAGGAAGCAGCTCAACCAACACTTCACTTTGGCTTCAGCCAGAGGGATCAGGCAGGGACATTTTCAAAATCGGATAAAATCTTACTAAAAACACAGAGCAGTATTCAAGTGCGATGGTGACCTTTGAGTCATCACGTAAGATGAATTCACTGAGTTGGTTGACTCATACTCACATGTAGCAAGGCACTGGCTGTGTAAGTCACAATGATGGAAGGAAATGTGCCAAGTTTCAACGCATTTTGAAAACATCTGTATAACAAAATGGGGGAAAGACACAGTAAACAGTTGACATTTTAATATCGCAAAAACATTCTAACCTGGTTTGGTTAAACAGGGCCTATAGTTTTAACATTTCTATCTAATCTAGAGGCCGACCAAttaaatcggcatggccgattaattcgGGCCGATTTCCAGTTTTCATAACAATAGGTAAtgggcatttttggacgccgattatggccaattacattgcactctgtggcggatgaatcagaattagttgggtaacatagataaataagatgttttatctgcataatatgcttatgcgagatacttgtcattagaatgtatccttttGGACTATAGGTGTTTGCAGTTGCACTTTTTTCTtagctggggctcagtcatttggggcccagagaggggagaggtcaggcttgtcttttacatgtctctggtgctatgcagaatatcagaaagggaagaggacaggatggaacattgtcttcattggtgaatgtatctgttaaaccatgtgaagagatggcgtgattaagggggaaccaattacttgtctcctctatgtctgtgcgcaagtcactcccctcagtgagcttgtccaggagtggagTCAAGatggggtttacttgagatgggagtatctagagttgacaattgagttatgccttggatgaggtaatgtttttgtactatgaagtaccaggaacgagattagaacctcgtcttagagaccaaagtgaacgataatttatagcgaacgCTATCTGGCTATgagatactcctctctcaagtaaaagtctttctttgtgaactgttcctaagatctgtggttcgtcatgtaagttgagaggggtgtatcttggctataaaaaaAATCTTTGTATTCTTCTGTAGGGAAGGGCTATTGTAAGGGCTATTCAAAGGGCTATTGTAAAgctcatattattaaagatgaagtttaagtataactctgactggtgtgtggtttgtaactctcctcatttggtaatacaggaaattgccacgacaaCTCCACGAGGAGattgcgtggcaggctgaccacctgttacgtgagtgcagcaaggagccaaggtaagttgctagctagcattaaacttatcttaacataatcactagttaactacatatggttgatgatattactagtttaactagcttgtcctgcgttgcaaatactcaatgcggtgcctgttaatttatcatcgaatcacagcctacttcgccaaacgggtgacgATTTACCAAGCGCATTCACGAAAAAaacactgtcgttgcaccaatgtacctaaccataaacatcaatgcctttcttaaaatcaatacacaagagtatatttttaaacctgcatatttagttaaaagaaattcatgttagcaggcaatattaactagggaaattgtgttacCTTTCATGCGTTCTGCGAAAGCATAGTCAGGGTATATGCCGCCTGGCTCGTTGAGGTCTGTGTGAataccatttcttcctaacaaagaccgtaattaatttgccagaattttacataattattacataacattgaaggttgtgcaatgtaacagcaatatttagacttatggatgccacccattcgataaaatacgtaacggttccgtatttcactgaaagaataaacattttgtttttgaaatgatagtttccggattttaccatattaatgacctaagtctcgtatttctgtgtgtttattatattataactaagtctatgatttgatatttgatagagcagtctgactgagcagtggtaggcagcagcaggctcgtaagcattcattcaaacagcactttcctgcgtttgccagcagctcttcgcaatgcttgaagcacagtgctgtttatgatttcaagcctatcaactcccgagattaggctggaaatactatagtgcctataagaacatccaatagtcaaaggtatatgaaatacaaatggtatagagagaaatagttattataggactacaacctaaaacttcttaactgggaatattgaagactcatgttaaaaggaaccaccagctttcatatgttctcatgttctgagcaaggagcTTAagcgttagcttttttacatggcacatattgcatttttactttcttctccaacactgttcttgcattatttaaaccaaacattcattatttatttgaggctaaattgatctttattgatgtattatattaagttaatactgaatgaacacttttaatttgttgtaattgtcattattacacacacacatataaataaataaaaatcatccGATGaatctttttttggtcctccaataatctgtatcggcgttgaaaaataaattggtcgacctctagtctgtttATAATAAATTGAGTTGTAATAATGCTTACATATGTTGAGCCAGCGAGACATGGGGATGTTCCAGGAGGTCACCACTAGCACCATGGACCTGGACAACTCCACATTGAGAGGCTTAACCACTTTCAGATCCCTAAAAACACATTTTGTACATGCATGGATAtgcacatgcaagcacacacattaTTTTCACATTACTGCCCTAAACTAATATTACAATAGGCACATACACATTGCGTTACTATCCAATCACAATATTGCAATTATAAACATACCCTTAGTTAAAAGGGCAAATTGATAATATACTGACTGAACCATAGATTTTATGTATTGAACTCACCATTTAACATTGTCATTGTCTTCAGTAAAACCTACTCCTGCTAGCACAGTTGTACTTTCGCTAAGGTGGCCAACAAAGTAGTTACTGAAGTGGAAGGATACAGCATTCTCATAGGCGTGGAGCCACCTGCACACAGGGGAAAAACAGACAAGATAGCTCTAAGATACTGTTTTTAGCCTTTTCTCATTTCAGCATTATGCACTGACGCCATCTTGAAGTGCGATCTACTAGGCTAGGACTTAACTACGCCCAGTGTTTGTCTAAAGAACTTTCTTTGTCACGATAACCCTTACCTTACTTTTGTGCCTCTTGGAAGCAGAGAAAGTAAAATAAAATGGAAATCACTAACAAAGTTGTTCTACATTCTCATGTCGAAACAGCCCTGACAGAGATGGCATGACCAAGGAATTGCTCAGAGAAATGTGCACTCACGTGCGCAGTCCTCCGCCCCCGTGGATTGGAATGAAGTAGGGGAAGAGGTATGGGGCGATGCAGTTGGATATCACCAAGCACACCTGGCATTTGACCCAGCTCACTGAAAACTTCTGGAGCCAGGTCAAACTCTAGGGGACAGAAAGACCATGTAAAAAATGACAGATTTTAGCAGCCATTTTGACTTAAGCAGCTATATTGATCTAAATATAGTGAAAAGTGGTGTCATCTTTTTGCACAATCACAAACAATTAGTAAATATGGACCAATATGTTATAAGCCTATATGCGAAACGTAAACTCAGGTACTATCCAGGCATCTAGTTAGCTTTCTTTCAACAAGTTCACTGAGAAcacattttttcacctcttcagCTATGGCTTACCAGCTTGTGGCTCTCAATGGCCTCTTCGTAGCTTGAGTAGCTGACCCAGGGCCCAAAGATGACAGTGCCCACAAAGAGAATGTAGCCTGTGAACTCCAGAGGATTGGGAACAGCAGGCATGGTGCCTCTGTCCAGGTCAAAAGCCAGAGAAATGCCCTTCATGGCCACCACCATCTGAGAACCTGGGGAATTGCAGATGACAGGCAAAGCATGCACAGTGGTTCCATCAGTAAGGTCTCAAATTCAATGCTACAGGAGGATGCCTGTGGCTGAAACTATAAAATCATACTTGTCTCACACTGCCTTGCCATCCAATCATTCAATATATTAAAGTGTGTTGTCAAATGTAATGCTTTATAGAAATTCGGGAAAATAAGTTCCGATTTTGTGACAAATATGGTCTTTGCAGGACATTTACCTCTAATTTATGCCAGGTCACTGTGTCAATCATATGTAGCTCTCTGTAAGAAAACAATATGAGAAAACAGTTAAGTGGAGGATGGTGCCAGCACCAATGCCTATCATACAGCATTAACTATAGATGGAGTTAATTATTCATTACCCCATGAGTAGATAGATGAGGATGGTGGCGGAGAGGAAGATTCCTCGGCTGCTGAAGTAGCGGTTGAGGAACAAGGCAGAGTAGCAGAGCAGACGGAGCAGTAACACCCACACCATGGACTGCTCAAAGAACAGGTAGAGAGCATATCGACCTGCTGCCACTGAGCCCAGGTGTTTCACAGAGGACGAGAGACCTACTGGAGGACAGGCAATACTAAATACACCTATACCAGGCCGGCACCAAAGGTTTTTGTAGAAATTGGGCTGCTTATAGGTCTCGGTATGGGACTTCTTTATCTGTCATCATTACATGTGTCCCATACACAGAAGATGGCTTCATGGCAAAGTATAAATTAGATGACTCAGTCTTTGGTCGTGTTCCCCCTGCTCAGATGTTGCATGCGTCAACCAATGGTCACGTGCCACTTCATTTACTGAGCCGTTGGGCACCATACTGCTACAACATAGGTATTTTATTTATCAGCTAAACAC
Protein-coding regions in this window:
- the LOC120058959 gene encoding protein-serine O-palmitoleoyltransferase porcupine-like, whose protein sequence is MVWVLLLRLLCYSALFLNRYFSSRGIFLSATILIYLLMGELHMIDTVTWHKLEGSQMVVAMKGISLAFDLDRGTMPAVPNPLEFTGYILFVGTVIFGPWVSYSSYEEAIESHKLSLTWLQKFSVSWVKCQVCLVISNCIAPYLFPYFIPIHGGGGLRTWLHAYENAVSFHFSNYFVGHLSESTTVLAGVGFTEDNDNVKWDLKVVKPLNVELSRSMVLVVTSWNIPMSRWLNNRCFQNALKLGTFPSIIVTYTASALLHGLSFHLGAVLLSLGFITYVLRERLAAIFSACILSKQCPTDCRHQYQKELWVYGINMPFSAMAIFHLTYLGSLLDADIENLAAEEGYVANHTIQKWSELSWASHWLVFACWLFYRLIQ